The following coding sequences lie in one Monomorium pharaonis isolate MP-MQ-018 chromosome 1, ASM1337386v2, whole genome shotgun sequence genomic window:
- the LOC118645626 gene encoding uncharacterized protein LOC118645626, which translates to MSDNSNSPIRNESWLFSAAAARSIHYLELDLAWRSAQALREDRDNVRRALEYPPEGNSELPEYVVREREFPFTSLDSSLFEYATRSELPEPDREIRRTRPYVSRTPSRVSSRGEFSLTSYDSDIFNPEEILDRYIMSANDQAQSSGAEQTEAQQFMADAERELQEIHQTIRENPAARVAQLNVARERDDEVRDTLRAVIQEIRRLQTDIDAVRETQLHTQRIYDHRPSRPNPRDTTIRDQDDDVRHRRGRGTLPLKEARCMIPEFDGNASKLQEFLSAMTYAVENIDPADEVTLLGAILCTKLKGRAMLDFQTRKVRDFEQLKQELEACYASKKSTTHLQIEFNTLKQRTGENARTYGLRADKLTMDLYESMIEGRQHYTTENKRAILDILQQQALENYQIGLNDDTKAVVRSRGYATLQEAIAAASAEERIKGTAANRPKPKYNTLGGDNYKNKLQCRKCGKMGHHGKDCRSSRYANRFSLPQPEKPRVNAVDKFCKHCKKRGHTRNECWHLNGKARNKTSKGPQGPRHNNIKDNNTRKTIESRKKKNSDSESSSEEERGSAGKQDKYARSYQIAQVTRAAQPRSGLDQITLPIQETRAGEIDMLFDSGATLSLIKVKTLKGKTKISPEKITLAGITGHKMHTIGSMQAHIKLGEQVLEHTMYVVKDDFPMEYDGILGLDFMKKHRVVCDYDKQQLKIAGVTFKLRPCGKIILQPRSETIVRAITNRNQSGVVQAKETKPGVYIGRCLVEPKNFACAISVINTTDKPIEIRTPHVTIEDHDENDYQIYAVINEAECTNKPRSERI; encoded by the coding sequence ATGTCCGACAATAGTAACTCGCCTATACGCAACGAATCGTGGCTCTTCAGTGCAGCTGCAGCGCGATCAAtacattatttagaattaGATCTTGCCTGGCGATCGGCCCAAGCTCTTCGCGAGGATCGGGATAACGTGCGCAGAGCTTTAGAATATCCCCCCGAAGGCAACAGCGAGTTACCCGAGTACGTGGTACGCGAGCGAGAATTTCCCTTCACGAGTCTCGATTCAAGTTTATTCGAATACGCAACACGATCAGAATTGCCGGAACCAGACCGTGAGATCCGACGAACGAGACCATACGTTAGCCGGACCCCGAGTCGCGTATCCTCACGAGGTGAATTTTCATTGACCTCGTACGATTCGGATATATTTAACCCGGAAGAAATTCTCGACCGATACATAATGAGTGCCAACGACCAAGCACAGTCATCGGGCGCTGAACAAACGGAAGCGCAACAATTTATGGCTGACGCGGAAAGAGAGCTACAGGAAATACATCAAACAATTCGCGAAAATCCAGCCGCCAGGGTAGCACAGCTCAACGTAGCGAGAGAAAGGGACGACGAAGTCCGGGATACACTACGCGCCGTAATTCAAGAAATCCGTCGGTTGCAAACAGATATCGATGCCGTGCGAGAAACACAACTGCACACGCAGCGCATTTACGATCATCGCCCGTCGCGACCGAACCCGAGAGATACGACCATTAGAGATCAAGACGATGACGTTCGACATCGAAGAGGCCGCGGGACACTACCGTTAAAGGAAGCGCGTTGCATGATCCCAGAATTCGATGGGAATGCAAGTAAACTGCAGGAATTCTTAAGCGCAATGACATACGCGGTAGAAAATATTGACCCGGCCGACGAAGTGACGCTATTAGGCGCGATATTATGCACCAAATTAAAAGGTCGTGCCATGCTGGATTTCCAAACGCGAAAAGTCCGAGATTTCGAGCAATTAAAACAGGAGCTAGAAGCGTGTTACGCTAGTAAAAAGAGCACCACGCATTTACAAATCGAGTTTAATACGCTCAAACAAAGAACTGGGGAAAACGCGCGAACATACGGACTCCGCGCCGATAAATTAACCATGGACCTGTACGAGTCCATGATAGAGGGTCGACAACACTACACGACCGAAAACAAACGCGCGATACTCGATATTTTACAGCAACAGGCACTCGAAAACTATCAAATTGGACTTAACGACGACACAAAAGCCGTAGTCCGATCGCGCGGTTACGCGACACTGCAAGAAGCAATAGCCGCTGCTAGCGCGGAAGAGCGGATAAAAGGAACAGCCGCTAACCGACCCAAGCCGAAATACAATACGCTTGGCGGAGAcaactacaaaaataaattacaatgccGCAAATGTGGAAAAATGGGGCACCATGGTAAAGATTGCCGAAGCAGCCGGTATGCAAACCGTTTTTCGTTACCGCAACCGGAGAAACCACGCGTCAATGCAGTCgacaaattttgcaaacacTGCAAGAAACGCGGCCACACTCGGAATGAATGCTGGCACCTAAACGGAAAAGCTAGAAATAAAACGTCAAAAGGCCCCCAAGGACCGCgacacaataatataaaagataataatacgCGAAAAACAATTGAAtcgcgaaagaaaaagaactcCGATTCCGAATCCAGTAGCGAAGAAGAAAGAGGATCAGCTGGAAAGCAAGATAAGTACGCGCGCTCGTATCAAATTGCGCAAGTAACCCGAGCCGCCCAGCCGAGAAGCGGCCTTGACCAAATCACGCTCCCAATACAGGAGACGCGAGCAGGGGAGATTGACATGCTTTTTGACTCAGGCGCAACTCTCTcactaataaaagtaaaaactttgaaaggGAAAACCAAAATTTCCCCCGAAAAAATTACCCTAGCAGGGATAACTGGCCACAAAATGCACACCATCGGAAGCATGCAGGCCCATATTAAACTAGGCGAGCAAGTATTAGAACATACTATGTACGTAGTCAAGGACGATTTCCCCATGGAGTACGACGGAATACTTGGACTCGACTTCATGAAGAAGCACCGCGTAGTCTGTGATTACGACAAAcagcaattaaaaatagcagGCGTCACATTTAAGCTAAGACCCTGTGGCAAAATTATTCTACAACCGCGCAGTGAAACTATAGTACGAGCCATCACTAACCGAAATCAATCCGGAGTGGTGCAAGCCAAGGAAACCAAACCCGGGGTATATATCGGCCGATGTCTGGTTGaaccaaaaaattttgcatgcgCAATTAGCGTAATAAATACAACCGACAAGCCAATAGAAATACGTACTCCGCACGTGACCATAGAAGATCACGACGAAAACGACTATCAGATATACGCTGTTATTAACGAAGCGGAATGTACAAATAAACCACGGAGCGAACGAATCTGA